The Opisthocomus hoazin isolate bOpiHoa1 chromosome 2, bOpiHoa1.hap1, whole genome shotgun sequence genomic interval tgtgggtttttggaggatgcacatcccagattacagccagattgtaagttctctgtaccacgtgacccggaagaagaatgattttgaatggggccctgagcaacgacaggcatttgaacagattaaatgggagatagttcatgccgtagcccttggtccagtccggtcaggactagacattaaaaatgtgctctacaccgcagccagggagaacggcccaacctggagtctctggcagaaagcaccaggggagactcgaggtcgacccctggggttttggagccggggatacaaagggtctgaggcccactatactcccactgaaaaagagattctggcagcgtatgaaggcattcgagctgcttcagaagtggtcggcactgaagcacagctcctgctagcaccatgattgccggtcctgggctggatgttcaaagagagggtcccctctacgcatcatgccaccgatgctacgtggagtaagtgggtcgcgctgatcacccagcgggcctgaatgggaaaccccagtcgcccaggaattttggaggtaatcatggactggccaaaaggcaaagattttggagcatcgccagaggaggaggtgacacatgctgaagaggccccactgtataaccagctgccagaagataagaaacagtatgccctgttcacggatgggtcctgtctcattgtggggaagcagcggaggtggaaggctgctgtatggagccctagatgacaagtcatggaaactgccgagggagaaggtgagtccagccagtttgcagaggtgaaagccatccagctggctttagacattgccagtcgagagaagtggccagtgctctatctttacaccaactcctggatggtggccaatgccttgtggggatggctgcagcaatggaagaagaacaagtggcagagcagaggcaaactCATCTGAGCTGCCCcgctgtggcaagatattgctgcctgtctggagcagtttattgtaaaagtgcatcatgtgaatgcccatgtccctaagagttgggccactgaagaacatcaaaacaaccaccaggtggatcaggctgccaagactgaagtggctcaggtggatctggactggcaacagaagggtgaactctttatagctcagtgggtccatgacacctcgggccaccaaggaagagatgcaacatactgatgggctcgtgaccgaggggtggacttgaccatggacaccatcacacagggtatccatgaatgtgagacatgcgctgcaatcaagcaagccaagtgggtaaagcctcagtggtatggaggacgatggctaaaatataaatatggggaggcttggcagattgactacatcacactgccacaaacccaccaaggcaagcgctatgtgctcacaatggtggaggccaccaccggatggctggaaacctaccctgtgccccatgccaccgcccggaataccatcctgggcctggaagaacaagtcctgtggcgacatggcacccccgaaagaattgagtcggacaacgggacccactttcataacagcctcatagacacctgggccaaagaacacggtatcgagtgggtatatcacatcccctaccatgcaccagcctctggaaagatcgagcggtacaatgggctgctaaaaaacactttgagggcagtggggggtgggactttcaaaattgggatacccatttagcaaaggccacctggttggttaacactaggggatccaccaaccgggctggtcctgcccagtgaaaacttcagcgccccgtagaaggagataaagtccctgtagtgcatatgcggaacatgttagggaagacagtttgggttagtcctgcctcgggcaaaggcaagcccgtccgcgggattgcttttgctcaaggacctgggtgtacctggtgggtaatgcagaaggatggggaagtctgatgtgtacctcatggggatttgattttgggcgagaatagtccataaataaattgtataaagttaattgttaaataaccctgtcactgtctgttatcactgttataattgttatgtgttgtaccagtagtagcatagtaagaatcttccagattaaagaaggatggacttttttgatgaaaacctagcagagcacagcgataatggaactggacctggttttcaacaactggcatccagcaacttcatcaagatcaacatctcctgcagactgtgggcacgggccgcaccagatatatcagccgtgagctctggatgcagcaagtgaccgcccatcaccacacatcacctctcctgccacggaagaccattatgacagatggagcctgaagtcatggattaaatgaactcaacggacactttagagtgatgatccatagactaagggaatgatatctggagacaggagaagtggtggcgaTGAACTGGACAATGGGgcacctgggcatgacgtagatggtatggaataaggggtggataatgtcctgggtttggccaggacagggttaattttcaccggactccaggaaggggcacagccgagtgggctgacccaaccccaacctggccaaacagagccgggtattccataccatgtgccgtcacacagggttccggtggggggggcggcgcggcaagaactcactcgcggctcgggagcgtgcggcggcggtgcggtccgagagagtgggtctgtttttgtcatgttttctccttacctgtattgttgttgttactgttccctctgtttgctgttctgttaaactgcccttatcccgacccaccagttttctgcctgttttctttccattctcctccgcaccgcggcagggggaggggcggccgtgtggcgcttttgttgccggcagcagccaaaacTAAAACAAGAAGATGAcatattttctcttgctttctccttttcGTATTTGTGTCTTTTCTGAGGTTCGTAATGTCTGATATTTCCCTCCATTCCGTTTTTGCAGGTGGAGTGTACTACTTGCTCTGATTTATACTGTGTTGACtggagagaaaagaaggtgtTCCTTGTTTTCAGAATATTGAGAAATTTTCCACCTGTGGAAACTTATAAGACAATTTTTGATCAGACTTAAATGCAATGAATAAGTTTTCTCATGAAAATGGTTTACTTTTGTAATTTAAACCCCTTTTGTTcctcaaatatattttcattttatgctgTTTTCCCAAAAACTACATGGCCGTTGTTGAGCTCAGGGTTAAAAGGGAAAGCTGTTTCTGGTGGATTGATGTTATGAAGTCATACCACGTTTTTCATCACTATTTGTTTGCCTCACTGTCCTTAATCAAAGTGGGCcttttctcttgtgttttatgTTTATGCGTTATGAGCTTTCCTTTGCATTCTTAAAATTAAAGATCTTATAAAGTATTATCATCATGAACACAACCAGAGATTGTGTTCTGCATCATAAGTGTTACCACTTGATAATGAAAATGCTGTCTTATCCTTGTTTCCCTTAGACTTCCTCATTATTCACATGCTTACACAGCAAGTATTTTCATAAATTCTCTTATCTGAATATTTGtactgttcttaatttttttaagcgGAATCTGTGTGCCAAATAAAATTTGGTTGAAACTCaataaatccaacagagaaaaCCGGTGTAGTAAACATCAACTCTAGGAACTGAAATAAATTTCTACTTGTTCAAAATGTACAGAGAAACACTTGTAAAACTTGAGGAAAATCTTGTTTGTGGTTTAATAACTGAAACATAACTACTGAGGGCAGTATAGCCTTTAGGTATGTTTAGAGAGTCACTGATGTTGTCCTAGTTCCTTCCATCCTTGGCTTTGTCATTCTATAGGTGTAGAATGTAATTTTACAGGTGCAGTCTGTATTTTGATTTTGGCAGAAACAGTTTTGTGGAGTTTCCAGTGTACATGTTTTCTAGTGTAGTGTAAGTTTGTTCTTGTTTATTTAATGTTATCAAAACTGTTCTAGGCTATTGACTGCTGTCTTATTGTTCGCATGTGCCAACAGTGTAACATGTCCTGCTTAGAGATTAGTAATGCTGAAACAACAGTCTAATGACAAGAGAGGTCCCTACACAGCACGAGTAGGAACTTGCTAGTTCCTGTTGAAATGAACTGAAAACCCAAGTTCAACAAATTCTTCCCCCTTCCTGGGCAGAAGGAGCGAACTTACCAATGAGGGATACTGTACACGGCCTAATGTGCAGCCTTGTTCCATTGAAggttcatgcattttttttttttccctttccttgctAATTGACAGCATCAAGTAAATACTTTGTGAAACAAGGGCAAATttaattctttctgtttcatgAGACAGCAAttgtagaaaaatgtattttggactGTTACAGATGTAACCTTTTGTTCTATCTTCCTATTCTTTCTCTGTCTCATTCTTTAGGTTTATCTTGGGATATTGGAAAGAGTATCATATATGCTCTAGTGGCTGTTTATCCTTGCAACTGCTGTAAAATAGCTCAGTTTAGTTTTGATTGATAACACATTCCTGCTGCAGGAGTTTgttggtgtttgtttattttcttgcagTTGCTGGTGCTGGATGCCCTGataaagggagagagaaaagtttGACTTTATTGTTACGTTCATGCATGTCCATCAAATTAAGACCATAGTAGATTAAGTATTGTAGTGATGGTAAACTCTGTAGATGATTGTTTGATTGGATTACACCTCTCTCCCTGTATGTATAAGTACAGTAAATGAGTATTGACAGATGCCTTCTAAACAAGCTTAATTGTTTTAACAGCTGGGAAAATGTAGTTTCTTCTGTAGCTTTGAGTATTTTTTTATGCTGTATTATATGACTAAAAGTTAATCACAAACATTGTTTCTGGACTCTTAATCAAACTAACAAGGGTGATTATAATGCAGGTGGCCAGGACAGAATGAAACACAAACAATACTATCATAAATGGCAGAAATAATTGTATTTGCCATTCTGTTGGCAGCATCTTGTAGGTCCAGCTCAGCTTTCTTGCTTAGGTCTGCTGCAGCTGACTGAAacagtatttacatgtgtgagtTATATGCTGGGGTAGAGCGGGGACCTTCAACATGTCATGGTTAGCattgtgattctgaaaaagaGCTCTGACCAGGACGAAAAGTCATGCAGCTGAGCAGGATTATAATTCTAAACCATGCAAACAACAGCAGTGAAACTGGACTTGTTAACTGGCTGATCATATTTCTGGAATCATGCTGGTGCGGTTAAAACTGGAGTTGCAGACAACCTCCACACTGTTTTTCCTCCCAGTCTTTCTCCTGTTTGACCTCCAGGAGacaatataaataaaaagaaacctcTCTCACACATACCACGCTCTTGCCAGGAAAAGGGAAAGATCAAATCTTTATCTAAAACAAACTCCAGTGATGTGACAGCTGTCTGCTGTTTGCTTGCTGTTTGCACTGCCTGTGTGGTTTGGTGTGCATCAGATTTTCACAGCGCAGTTTCTCCAGTTTATGTTCCTGCCCTCTGTACTCAGCGGCTGGGCAGTGGGATTATTGCACTGATCCTAAATAGGAAAGACTGCAGTGATCCAGGTGCTCCCACTGTTCTTGATGCAGCTTGCCAAAGGAGCaggaaaattatgtatttcttctttgcttataATGTTCAAAAAGTTGTTGCTCCATCAGTAGGAGTTGTAGAAAATAACACAGCTTTAAGTAACTTTAACTCCCCAAGATAGTATGTGACTTATGATTTGAGAGGAATTAAAAGTATTGATTGTAACCAGCAGCCAGATGGCTTGGCAGTAGCTGTGCCATGTTACCATGAAAGCTGGGATCAAAAAAGGAGTGCTTTGGGATCTTTCACATCTTTGCTTACCTCACTGTTGCTGTGCATAGATGTGTCTACAAGATTTCCAGAGTATTATGAAATCCCCAAATCAACTCTACTGTTAGAGTAATATCGCGCATTATAATACCCCATAGACAACTCAGAAAACTGGATAGAGGATTCAGAAGAATTCTTGGACCAACTCCTGAATTTAGCATTGGAAGATGTAACTGACCGTGACACAACTGGTGCTGTGTAACTGCTTTAAAGCTGAAGTAATGTCTGCTCCTAAGACAGGCTGAAGCCGTATCCCGTGggtgggttgttttcttttttttttttttagtgtcctGCCTGTTGCTTCATGTAGCTTTTTATATTCTGTGATTTATAGAGCACTTCTTTTaaacaagcaaataatttttctatCACAGACCATAAAAGCTGAATACTGGTTTGGGACCATTACAAGAATAGAATCTACAGTCCTGTCATTTGTAATGCTCCTTCACGCCATTTTGCACAGCAGTTAGGAGATATCCCTGAAAATATAGGACCGTTAACTGTGTCACTATTGACATTACATACTAGAACTCTTCAGAAGTAGGCAGTTCTTACAATGTTTAATGAATGAGTGCTAATGCTTTTTATTGTAAAATACAGTCTTTTGACTCTGAAGGGACTTAATGAAAAGGATTATTAGTTGTGTTTCCTCTTTCCAGATGGAAATGTCAGAAGATGATATTAATACAGAAGAATACCCTACTGAAATTCATGATTATCTTATAGCATTTGAAAAATCTCTTGGTTCTGTAGATGAGGTGCTGAAGACAATGATGGCAACTTCTAGGAGTGAGCTTCTCCAAAAGGTAATCTTCCTTTTGACAGCCTTTTTGTTATTAGTACAGGAACACCTGGGAatccaaactgaaataaaaaggcCTGTTAGGCTAGCCGCTGCACAGAGAAATAACAAATATGACACTTCCTACCCTTGCTAACTAATATTTGAAATTCTTACATTTCTAGGATATCCAGATGGTCTTACAAACTAAACAATGAAATACGTGCACTTCCAAGCTGAAAAGTGATGATCCTATCATTGAGCCATTTAAGTAGAGGACATTCTAGTTTATTCCTCACCTTTCTTAAAGCGCATGCTGAGTGCTCTTTCATAACGGAGAGTTCGTTCACATTTTTGTCCAAGACCTGTTCACAACAAACTTAATGGTACTTGGTATATCCAGAAGGATGTAAAAGTGAATTGACAGCAGTGAGAATTGATCTGATTCTAGAAGTCTAGACTTGCAGAACCTGGTGCTTGAAAAATTGAGCTGTCTCCTCTAGCTATGTTATAAGCACAAGTCtgtaaaatgtgggtttttttcagggcaTAAAGACACAGCAAGGTACTGCCTGAAGACTTGATACAAGCCTCTCTATCTTTTAACATTTAAAGTCTAacatgtaatttctttctttaggGCAAGAAAAAGCCAGCACATGAGGGAACTTCTTTATCCTCTGAGGATTTCTAACACAAATAAATTATGAAGAAAACAGTCTTGACAACACTGATCTTTTGACAGTATCCATGTTAGACCTAGTGAGCTGTACAATGATGTTATCAGTGTCTGGAAATCCTATAGGACTAAAATAATAAATTGACTTTGACAGtcgagtaaaaaaaaaaaaaaatccctcattaTCTTTATTCTTCCTTTGCTTTACAGCCCTAAGTATTCCAGCATGCATTGAACAGTCTGCCATGTGTAGTGTTAATGTTCATTGATTGTCTGTAAAATGCTATATTCCCGTTTGAGCTTCAGCAATcttaagacctttttttttttccttcttccatttaTAGCAAAAACTATTCTGAATTCAGTTGCTGTGGAGAAATAGGGACTTAGTTCTGACTGTGAGATCAGTGGTCTGAGAGCTACATGTCAAGagatttttgtgcttttggctgtATGGGACTGGCATTTAACATCAGACCGGGAAAATGACATGGGTGCTTGCAGAGGAGAGAATGGTTCTGTGATGGCATGGAAATAGGCATAGACATGGTCTCAGGGAACTTGTGCAAATGTGCTCATTTGGTTTGTACTTTTTTACGAATACATTCACAATTATAAAATGTGCATTTTACTAAAATCTGTGCACATCTTGCTTAAAAATATGCAaacgtggtgggtttttttcgttCCAGTTAGAACCTCTTGAGCAAGCAAAGCTGGATTTGGTTTCAGTCTACACGTTAAATTCAATGTTCTGGGGTAAGTATATGGTAGGAGGAAACAGTAGTATTTATTATTGTAATTTAAACACGTTCTAGACAGCTGCAAACATTAAAGAATCATATTTCATAGCCAAATAATTAGAAACTTCTAATTACCATGAAGACCCAAATTATTGACATCCGTGGGGTAAATGATGTTGAAACTCCAAATCAAAAATTGATATTTTCAAAAGCTGACTTTGGACATTCATGAGGatgtttctttctggtttttttcatggcttttaaggacAGAAAGTTTAACcatgctggtatttttttttttagctacaaTATTTGATGATAATAGTTTGTCAGATACCTAACAACACAGTTAACTCAATTCTTATTAATTgttttgtgtggcaactacagtTTTCCTATGTGACTTATTTGTTGGGTCTTCAGTCATGAAGCCTTCAGTTTCAAAAACCCATGTGTTTTCTTGTAGTATACTTGGCTACTCAGGGAATCAATCCAAAGGAACATCCAGTGAAACACGAACTGGTAAGATTCTTacactgcatacactgtaatatcATACTTGCCCAGAACAGTTAACTCTCATAGAAGTAAAAAATGTTTATATCTATGTTTAAAATCGATATGCTGCC includes:
- the C1D gene encoding nuclear nucleic acid-binding protein C1D, translated to MEMSEDDINTEEYPTEIHDYLIAFEKSLGSVDEVLKTMMATSRSELLQKLEPLEQAKLDLVSVYTLNSMFWVYLATQGINPKEHPVKHELERIRTYMNKVKEIADKKKASKLNKGAASRFVRNALWEPNAENDHTSKTPAKGKKRKMD